The proteins below come from a single Nostoc sp. KVJ3 genomic window:
- a CDS encoding non-ribosomal peptide synthetase — protein MNLLKLLENLSAKNVELWVDGDKLRYRSPEKSLPSELLEEIKQSEPEIIRILSQSSDRSATHPLSHGQKALWFLYQLAPSSTAYNATYAAKLVTNLDIPVLKQAAQALVERHPLLRTTFATIDGEPVQTVHENQQVDFSIQEAFDLGQDDVNNWLSEKSDRPFNLGQGPILRFDLLINHIKTDKLATKEHIILITLHQIVGDFWSLEIMIGELRALYKAMSTTGYAYATGVAVQLSPQNYHYQDYVKWSEQMLASSAGESLWTYWQQQLSGELPLLDLPTDRPRPQSQTYNGASRFFTVEEELQQKLKELAKREGASLYTLLLTALQILLLRYTNQEDILIGSPMVNRSHSKFENIVGHFTNSVVLRGDLSGKPTFQELLERSHSCVLDAQDHQDYPFPLLVEQLQPVRNPSFSPLYQVAFVCDRSHQMDMDIDGLILESMISESRGAAFDLTLTILEEPGSLKGTWNYNTDLFDDSAIARMMGHFVTLLEAIVANPQQRIDQLPMLTQSEERQLLIEWNDTQVDYAFDKCIHQLFEEQVERTPDAVAVVFKNQQLTYRELNSRANQLAYYLQSLGVKPDVLVGICVERSLEMVVGLLGILKVGGAYVPLDPEYPKDRLSFMLADAQVPVLISQQRLLDRLPEYQVKLICLDEVWSEILQNKQNNLIEVVKSSDLANVIYTSGSTGKPKGVTVEHTGLCNLAQAQIQAFGLSGDSRVLQFASFSFDACISEILMALGSGARLCLGTKDSIMPGMPLIERLKNDGITHITLPPSALAVLPVEELPTLQTIIVAGEACPLELMRQWSKGRNFFNAYGPTEASVCAAIAKCTPKDQKISIGRPIANTQTYILDQNLQPVPVGVPGELHIGGAGLARGYLNRPELTQEKFIPNPFYNSKFKIQNSKLYKTGDLARYLTDGNIEYLGRIDNQVKIRGFRIELGEIEAALSQHQDVQSSVVIVREDIPGNKRLVAYIVPQPQITPTVSVLRSFLKEKLPEYMVPNAIVILESLPLTPNGKIDRRVLPEPSSESREKYVAPRTPIEEILAVIWQQVLRVELVGRHDNFFELGGHSLLATQFISRLRTRLKVEIPLRELFAAPTIAELAPSIQQLQQQAIELSAPPILRRVGNTEIPLSYAQQRLWFLDQLESNSVLYNLPIGLRLVGTLNVAALEQSLQELIDHHEVLRTNFVTVDEKPTQIIQTQTNWTVAVVDLQHLPAFVLSEASAEVTEQKTAAQKLLEQKAIEPFDLAHDALIRATLIVLSPTEHWLLVCMHHVVSDGWSVGVFVQELQALYNAYSIGQPSPLLPLPIQYADFAIWQRQWLQGEVLQNHLSYWEKQLVNAPTFLPLPTDKPRPAVQTFNGSYHVLTLSAELTQRLLELSQQQGCTLFMTLLAAYNTLLYRYTGQEDILVGTPIANRDRTELEGLIGFFVNTLVMRTDLAGNPSFNELLSRLRETAFGAYTHQDLPFEMLVEALQPERDLSHTPLFQVMFVLLNAPMSEIELTGLSVSGLPIEITTAKFDLTLSMENTPNGLFGWWEYNTDLFDSSTIERMTGHFLTLLEAIVANPSERISQLPMLTASEQQQLLVEWNDTQVNYPFDKCIHQLFEEQVELTPDAVAVVFENQQLTYHELNSRANQLAHYLRSLGVGADVLVGICVERSLEMVVGLLGILKAGGAYVPLDPEYPQERLRFILEDAQVSVLLTQQHLVEKLPGCQAQLVSLDTNWQFISQLAQENPITDVQAINLAYVIYTSGSTGKPKGVQISHKSVSNFLSAMQQRPGITEQDTLLAVTTISFDIAALEIFLPISVGACLVIARRDVTLDGRELFDLLVKSKATIMQATPATWRLLLDSNFQSRDLKILCGGEALPWDLVNELLARSASVWNLYGPTETTIWSSVCQLESSESLISIGRPIDNTQIYILNQNLQPVPVGIPGELHIGGAGLARGYLNRPDLTQEKFIPNPFGRSRRAALRLRSVTGEQGGWGGELLYKTGDLARYLPDGNIEYLGRIDNQVKIRGFRIELGEIEVALSQHPHVQASCVIAREDTPGDKRLVAYIVPQPQVTLTVSELRSDLKKKLPDYMVPSAIVILESLPLTPNGKIDRRALPAPEPSSELLEKYVAPRNPIEEILSLIWQQVLKVELVGRHDNFFELGGHSLLATQLISRVRSSLKVELPLRSLFAAPTIAELSHNIQQLQQQDLELAVPPILRRPENAEIPLSYAQQRLWFLDQFEPNSASYNIPFGLGLVGTLNVVALEQSLIEIIHRHEALRTNFITVEGQAAQIIQTQPNWSVAVVDLKHLPLTEQEIAAQKLVQQKAFEPFDLADDALIRATLIVLSPTEQWLLVCMHHVVSDGWSISVFALELQALYNAYSQGESSPLLPLPIQYIDFAIWQRQWLQGEVLQSQLSYWQEQLANAPTFLPLPTDRPRPAVQTFNGAYLEFALSVELTQKLIKLSQQQGVTLFMTLLAAYNTLLYRYTGQTDILVGTPIANRDRTEIEGLIGFFVNTLVMRTDLSENPSFNELLPRIREMAISAYTHQDLPFEMLVEALQPERDLSHTPLFQVMFVLNNAPKSEIELTGLSVSELPIESAIAKFDLILSMENTSTGLVGGWEYNTDLFNSSTIERMTGHFACLLESIVANPSERISQLPILTASEQQQLLIEWNDTQVDYAFDKCIHQLFEEQVERTPDAVAVVFENQQLTYHGLNTRANQLAHYLRSLGVSADVLVGICVERSLEMVVGLLGILKAGGAYVPLDPEYPQDRLSFMLEDAQVGVLLTQQHLAESLPQHQARVVHLDKDWVAIAKFSQKNPIAQVEASNVAYVIYTSGSTGQPKGVMLSHSNLCNHMFWMQATFPLTEKDKVLQKTPFGFDASVWEFYAPLLAGGQLLIAEPRGHTDSAYLLRLIAQQQVTTIQLVPSLLQMLLEQGGIETCHSLKHVFCGGEVLPITLQESLLSKLDVNLHNLYGPTEACIDATFWNCQREIYPQVVPIGRPISNTQIYILDQNLQPVPIGVPGELHIGGAGLAKGYLNRPELTQERFIPNPFNNSKFKIQKLTLSEAEWSKLYKTGDLARYLPDGNIEYLSRIDNQVKIRGFRIELGEIEAALSQHQDVQTSVVIVREDIPGNKRLVAYIVPQPQVAPTISQLRSFLKEKLPEYMVPSAIVILESLPLTPNGKIDRRALPEPEARTGIENDIVLPRNLIEEKLTQIWQQVLRVEQIGIHDNFFELGGDSILSIQIISKAKVAGIKLTVKQLFANQTIAQLATVAGTTKILSIEQGLVTGTLPLTPIQHWFFEQKLPDKHHFNQSFLLTVPSNLNLEILEQVWLQLLKHHDALRLRFTQTDTIWQQIHAAPTDNITITRFDLSTVPETEIETVIETTANELQASLNLSENLVQLAFFWLGINKKARLLILIHHLVVDGVSWRILLEDLQTAYQQLSQGKNIQLPAKTTSFKDWARQLTEYTQSEVLKSELDYWLSPSYDTVDSIPVDYAQGINTTASARTVTVSLNEGETLSLLQDVPKAYKTQINDVLLTALALVLSGWTNSDSVLFDLEGHGREEIIDGVDLSRTVGWFTTIFPVVVELGTINDLGTALKSVKEQLRVIPNKGISYGLLRYLNIDSEISAQLDKIPQAEISFNYLGQFAQVVNTSSLIQIAHEPSGNSQSLQGHRHCLIDINAIILNEKLQIDWTYSSNIHQREKIENIAQEFVETLQELIAHCLSTENAGYTPTDFPLIQLNQLEIDQILQNL, from the coding sequence ATGAATTTACTAAAGCTTCTAGAAAATCTTTCAGCAAAGAATGTTGAACTTTGGGTTGATGGAGACAAACTGCGCTATCGATCGCCTGAAAAATCACTCCCCTCTGAGTTATTAGAGGAAATTAAGCAATCGGAACCAGAAATTATCCGCATTTTATCTCAGAGTAGCGATCGCTCTGCAACTCATCCCCTATCTCACGGTCAAAAGGCACTCTGGTTTTTATATCAATTAGCACCCAGCAGTACCGCCTACAACGCCACGTATGCAGCAAAATTAGTTACAAATTTGGATATTCCTGTCCTAAAGCAGGCAGCACAAGCTCTAGTTGAAAGGCATCCACTTTTGAGGACTACCTTTGCAACCATTGACGGCGAACCTGTGCAAACAGTTCACGAAAATCAGCAAGTTGACTTTAGCATCCAAGAAGCTTTCGATCTTGGACAAGATGATGTAAACAACTGGCTTTCAGAAAAGAGCGATCGCCCTTTCAACTTAGGACAAGGGCCAATATTGCGCTTTGATTTATTAATTAACCATATCAAAACTGATAAATTAGCAACCAAAGAACATATTATCCTAATCACGCTACATCAAATAGTGGGGGATTTCTGGTCTTTAGAAATCATGATCGGTGAACTGAGAGCCTTGTATAAAGCGATGTCTACGACGGGCTACGCCTACGCCACAGGTGTAGCAGTCCAACTATCACCACAAAACTATCATTATCAAGATTACGTCAAGTGGTCAGAGCAAATGCTCGCTAGTTCAGCTGGAGAAAGTTTGTGGACTTACTGGCAGCAACAACTATCTGGTGAGTTGCCATTGCTAGATTTGCCAACAGATCGACCAAGACCTCAGAGCCAAACCTATAATGGTGCTTCCCGCTTTTTTACTGTTGAAGAAGAACTTCAGCAAAAGCTCAAAGAATTGGCGAAGAGAGAAGGTGCGTCTCTCTATACGCTTTTATTAACAGCACTACAAATACTATTACTACGTTATACAAATCAAGAAGATATTTTAATTGGCTCTCCAATGGTGAATCGGAGCCATTCAAAGTTTGAAAATATTGTAGGTCACTTTACTAATTCTGTGGTCTTGCGAGGAGACCTTTCAGGAAAACCGACTTTTCAAGAGTTGCTGGAGCGATCGCACTCTTGTGTATTAGATGCCCAAGACCATCAAGATTATCCCTTTCCCCTGCTGGTAGAGCAACTGCAACCTGTCCGCAACCCCAGTTTTTCGCCACTCTATCAGGTAGCCTTCGTCTGCGATCGCTCTCACCAGATGGATATGGATATCGATGGTTTGATTTTGGAATCAATGATTTCAGAGTCTAGAGGAGCCGCCTTTGATTTAACCTTAACTATTCTTGAGGAACCTGGCTCACTCAAAGGTACGTGGAATTACAACACTGACTTATTTGATGATAGTGCGATCGCGCGGATGATGGGACATTTTGTAACTTTGCTCGAAGCAATTGTGGCAAATCCCCAGCAACGGATTGACCAATTACCAATGCTCACACAATCTGAGGAACGGCAGTTATTAATTGAGTGGAATGATACTCAAGTAGACTACGCCTTCGATAAATGTATTCATCAGTTGTTTGAGGAGCAAGTAGAGCGTACACCTGATGCTGTGGCGGTGGTGTTTAAGAACCAACAATTGACGTACCGCGAATTAAACAGCCGTGCTAACCAGTTGGCGTATTACTTGCAGTCTTTGGGTGTGAAACCTGATGTGCTGGTGGGGATTTGTGTAGAGCGCTCCTTAGAGATGGTGGTGGGATTACTTGGTATTCTCAAGGTGGGTGGGGCTTACGTACCACTTGATCCAGAGTATCCCAAAGACCGTCTCTCGTTCATGCTTGCAGACGCTCAAGTTCCAGTATTAATAAGTCAACAGCGACTCCTGGATCGACTACCTGAGTATCAGGTAAAACTGATTTGTTTAGATGAAGTCTGGTCAGAAATTCTGCAAAACAAACAGAACAACCTGATTGAGGTAGTAAAGAGTAGCGATCTAGCAAATGTGATTTACACATCCGGCTCCACAGGCAAACCCAAAGGGGTAACGGTTGAGCATACTGGATTGTGCAATCTAGCTCAAGCTCAAATTCAGGCTTTCGGCTTGTCTGGTGATAGTCGAGTTCTCCAGTTTGCCTCCTTCAGTTTTGATGCTTGCATATCAGAAATCTTGATGGCTTTGGGATCGGGGGCAAGACTTTGCTTAGGAACAAAAGACTCGATAATGCCGGGTATGCCTTTAATTGAGCGATTAAAGAATGATGGCATTACCCATATCACCCTACCACCATCAGCGCTAGCAGTCCTGCCAGTAGAAGAACTGCCAACATTGCAAACAATCATTGTCGCCGGAGAAGCCTGTCCTCTGGAACTGATGCGACAATGGTCAAAAGGTAGAAACTTCTTCAACGCCTACGGCCCGACAGAAGCGAGTGTTTGTGCTGCGATCGCCAAATGCACTCCCAAAGACCAAAAAATTTCCATCGGTCGTCCAATTGCCAATACCCAGACATACATACTTGACCAAAACTTGCAACCAGTACCTGTGGGTGTACCAGGAGAACTGCACATTGGTGGTGCAGGGTTAGCGCGAGGCTATCTCAATCGCCCAGAATTAACACAAGAAAAATTCATCCCCAACCCCTTTTACAATTCAAAATTCAAAATTCAAAATTCAAAATTGTATAAAACTGGGGACTTAGCTCGTTATCTGACAGATGGTAATATCGAATACCTGGGGCGCATCGACAACCAAGTAAAAATCCGGGGTTTCCGCATTGAGTTGGGAGAAATCGAAGCAGCACTAAGCCAACATCAAGATGTGCAATCATCTGTAGTCATTGTCCGCGAAGACATTCCTGGAAATAAACGCTTAGTTGCCTACATAGTACCGCAGCCACAAATAACACCTACAGTAAGCGTTCTGCGTAGCTTCCTCAAAGAAAAGCTACCAGAATACATGGTACCAAATGCGATCGTCATCTTAGAATCTTTACCCCTAACCCCCAACGGCAAAATAGATCGTCGCGTTCTACCAGAGCCAAGTAGTGAATCAAGAGAGAAATATGTAGCTCCGCGCACCCCTATCGAAGAAATCCTCGCAGTAATTTGGCAACAAGTTCTGAGAGTAGAGCTTGTAGGCAGACATGACAACTTCTTTGAACTAGGAGGACACTCCCTACTAGCAACGCAATTCATCTCCCGTCTGCGTACCAGATTGAAAGTAGAAATACCATTGCGTGAGTTATTTGCTGCACCAACAATTGCCGAGTTAGCGCCATCGATTCAGCAGTTACAGCAGCAAGCTATAGAATTGTCAGCACCACCCATCTTAAGGCGGGTAGGGAATACAGAAATACCACTGTCTTATGCTCAACAGCGTTTATGGTTTTTAGACCAGTTAGAGTCGAACAGTGTCTTATACAACCTACCCATAGGTTTGCGTCTAGTAGGGACTCTTAATGTTGCCGCCTTAGAACAAAGTTTACAAGAACTTATCGATCACCATGAAGTCCTACGCACCAACTTTGTTACTGTTGATGAAAAGCCAACACAAATAATTCAAACTCAAACAAATTGGACAGTTGCAGTTGTTGACTTGCAGCATTTACCCGCATTTGTACTGAGCGAAGCCTCAGCAGAAGTAACAGAACAAAAAACGGCTGCACAGAAATTACTGGAACAAAAAGCAATTGAGCCTTTTGACTTAGCTCATGATGCCTTAATCAGAGCGACATTAATAGTGCTGTCTCCTACAGAACATTGGTTATTAGTATGTATGCACCACGTTGTCAGTGATGGCTGGTCAGTAGGTGTGTTTGTCCAGGAGTTACAAGCACTCTACAATGCTTATTCAATCGGTCAGCCGTCACCCTTGTTACCACTGCCAATTCAGTACGCGGATTTTGCAATTTGGCAAAGACAATGGTTGCAAGGGGAAGTATTACAAAACCATTTGAGTTACTGGGAAAAACAGTTGGTAAATGCACCCACGTTCTTGCCACTACCCACAGACAAACCCAGACCTGCTGTGCAGACTTTCAATGGCTCATATCATGTGCTTACTCTGTCTGCTGAGTTAACTCAACGGTTGTTGGAGCTAAGTCAACAGCAAGGTTGTACCCTGTTCATGACTTTGTTGGCAGCATATAATACCCTGCTTTATCGCTACACAGGACAAGAAGATATTTTGGTAGGGACACCAATTGCTAACCGCGATCGCACCGAGCTAGAAGGGCTAATTGGCTTTTTTGTCAACACTTTAGTGATGCGAACTGATTTAGCAGGAAACCCCAGTTTTAACGAATTACTCTCGCGCCTGAGAGAAACGGCTTTCGGAGCCTACACTCATCAAGATTTGCCCTTTGAAATGTTGGTGGAAGCATTGCAGCCAGAACGGGATCTCAGCCATACACCATTATTCCAGGTGATGTTCGTTCTCTTGAACGCTCCCATGTCTGAAATAGAGTTGACTGGGTTAAGTGTCAGTGGCTTGCCAATAGAAATCACCACGGCAAAGTTTGATTTAACTTTATCAATGGAAAATACTCCCAATGGGCTGTTTGGGTGGTGGGAGTACAACACAGACTTGTTTGATAGCAGCACTATCGAACGCATGACTGGTCATTTTCTGACTCTACTTGAAGCGATCGTCGCAAATCCCAGCGAGCGGATTTCCCAATTGCCAATGCTCACAGCATCTGAGCAGCAACAGTTATTAGTGGAGTGGAATGATACTCAAGTAAATTACCCCTTCGATAAATGTATCCATCAGTTATTTGAAGAGCAGGTTGAGCTTACACCCGATGCAGTAGCAGTGGTGTTTGAGAATCAACAATTGACTTATCACGAGTTGAATAGTCGTGCTAACCAGTTGGCGCATTATTTGCGGTCTTTGGGAGTAGGAGCCGACGTATTGGTGGGGATATGTGTAGAGCGTTCTTTAGAGATGGTGGTGGGATTACTTGGTATTCTCAAGGCGGGTGGAGCTTACGTACCACTTGACCCAGAATATCCCCAAGAGCGTTTGCGCTTTATTTTAGAAGATGCTCAAGTTTCAGTGCTGCTAACCCAACAGCATTTAGTTGAAAAATTACCTGGATGTCAGGCGCAGCTTGTAAGCTTGGATACTAACTGGCAGTTTATTTCTCAGTTGGCTCAAGAAAATCCCATTACTGATGTCCAAGCTATTAACTTAGCTTATGTGATTTATACTTCCGGTTCTACAGGCAAGCCCAAAGGTGTGCAAATCTCACATAAATCTGTGAGCAATTTCTTATCTGCCATGCAGCAGCGCCCAGGAATAACAGAACAAGATACACTGCTTGCAGTCACTACTATTTCCTTTGATATTGCTGCCTTAGAAATTTTTCTGCCTATAAGTGTAGGTGCATGTCTGGTTATAGCCCGTCGTGATGTAACCCTTGATGGAAGAGAATTATTTGACTTGCTAGTTAAGTCTAAGGCAACAATTATGCAAGCAACTCCAGCTACTTGGAGATTGCTTTTAGACTCCAACTTCCAATCTAGGGATCTAAAAATACTTTGCGGTGGTGAAGCTTTACCTTGGGATCTAGTTAATGAACTGCTTGCTAGGAGTGCTTCTGTCTGGAACCTTTATGGCCCAACAGAGACTACTATTTGGTCATCAGTATGTCAACTCGAATCCAGTGAGAGCTTGATTTCTATTGGTCGCCCAATTGACAATACTCAGATATACATACTTAACCAAAACTTACAACCAGTACCCGTAGGTATACCAGGAGAGTTACATATCGGTGGTGCAGGATTAGCGCGAGGCTACTTGAACCGACCAGATTTAACACAAGAAAAATTCATTCCGAATCCCTTTGGTAGAAGCAGGAGAGCAGCACTTCGGCTTCGCTCAGTGACCGGGGAGCAGGGGGGCTGGGGAGGAGAACTTTTATATAAAACTGGGGACTTAGCTCGTTATCTACCAGATGGCAATATCGAATACTTGGGGCGTATCGATAACCAAGTAAAAATCCGGGGATTCCGCATTGAGTTGGGAGAAATAGAAGTAGCACTGAGCCAACATCCCCATGTGCAAGCCTCGTGTGTCATAGCCCGTGAGGATACTCCGGGTGATAAGCGCCTAGTTGCCTACATTGTACCGCAGCCACAAGTAACACTCACAGTTAGCGAACTGCGTAGCGACCTGAAGAAGAAGTTACCAGACTACATGGTTCCTTCGGCAATAGTCATCCTGGAGTCTTTACCCCTAACTCCCAATGGGAAAATAGACCGTCGCGCTCTACCAGCACCAGAGCCAAGTAGTGAATTATTAGAGAAATATGTCGCCCCACGCAACCCCATCGAAGAAATACTGTCACTGATTTGGCAACAAGTCTTAAAAGTAGAGCTTGTAGGCAGACATGATAACTTTTTCGAGCTAGGGGGACACTCTCTACTCGCAACACAACTTATTTCCCGTGTGCGTAGCAGCTTGAAAGTAGAATTGCCATTGCGATCGCTATTTGCTGCACCAACAATTGCTGAATTATCGCATAACATTCAGCAGTTGCAGCAACAAGACTTAGAACTTGCCGTACCACCCATCTTAAGGCGGCCAGAGAATGCAGAAATACCACTGTCTTATGCTCAACAGCGTTTATGGTTTTTAGACCAGTTTGAGCCGAACAGTGCCTCATACAACATCCCTTTTGGGTTGGGTTTAGTCGGAACTCTGAATGTTGTTGCTTTAGAACAAAGCTTAATTGAAATTATTCATCGCCACGAAGCATTACGTACTAACTTCATCACAGTTGAAGGGCAAGCTGCTCAAATCATTCAAACACAACCAAATTGGTCAGTTGCAGTTGTTGACTTAAAGCATTTACCCTTAACAGAACAAGAAATAGCTGCACAGAAATTAGTTCAACAAAAAGCATTTGAACCTTTTGACTTAGCTGATGATGCATTAATCAGAGCGACATTAATAGTGCTGTCTCCTACAGAGCAGTGGTTATTAGTATGTATGCACCACGTTGTATCTGATGGTTGGTCAATAAGTGTGTTTGCCCTGGAGTTACAAGCACTGTACAACGCTTATTCTCAAGGTGAATCATCACCCTTGTTACCACTGCCGATTCAGTACATAGATTTTGCAATTTGGCAAAGACAATGGTTGCAAGGGGAGGTTCTACAAAGCCAATTAAGTTACTGGCAAGAACAATTGGCAAATGCACCCACCTTCTTGCCATTACCCACAGACAGACCTAGACCTGCTGTACAGACTTTCAATGGGGCATATCTTGAGTTTGCCCTGTCTGTTGAGTTAACTCAAAAGTTGATAAAACTGAGTCAACAGCAAGGGGTGACTTTGTTTATGACTTTGTTGGCGGCATATAATACCCTGCTTTATCGCTACACAGGGCAAACAGATATTTTGGTGGGGACACCAATTGCTAACCGCGATCGCACCGAAATAGAAGGGTTAATTGGCTTTTTTGTCAATACCTTGGTGATGCGGACTGATTTATCTGAAAATCCTAGTTTTAACGAGTTGCTCCCGCGTATCCGGGAAATGGCAATATCCGCCTACACTCATCAAGATTTGCCCTTTGAAATGTTGGTGGAAGCGTTGCAGCCAGAACGGGATCTCAGCCATACACCACTATTTCAGGTGATGTTCGTTCTCAATAATGCCCCCAAATCTGAAATAGAGTTGACTGGGTTAAGTGTCAGTGAATTGCCTATAGAAAGTGCGATTGCCAAGTTTGATCTTATCTTATCAATGGAAAACACTAGCACCGGACTAGTGGGAGGATGGGAGTATAACACTGACTTGTTTAATAGCAGCACCATCGAGCGCATGACTGGTCATTTTGCGTGTCTGCTGGAAAGTATTGTCGCCAATCCCAGCGAGAGGATTTCGCAATTACCAATACTCACAGCATCGGAGCAGCAACAGTTATTAATTGAATGGAATGATACTCAAGTAGATTACGCCTTCGATAAATGTATCCATCAGTTGTTTGAAGAGCAGGTGGAACGCACGCCCGATGCTGTGGCAGTAGTGTTTGAGAATCAACAACTGACATATCACGGGTTGAATACTCGTGCTAACCAGTTGGCGCATTATTTGCGGTCTTTGGGAGTGTCCGCGGATGTCCTGGTGGGGATATGTGTAGAGCGTTCTTTAGAGATGGTGGTTGGGCTGTTGGGCATTCTCAAGGCGGGTGGGGCTTATGTACCACTTGACCCTGAGTATCCCCAAGACCGTCTGAGTTTTATGCTCGAAGACGCTCAAGTTGGGGTACTGCTAACCCAACAGCATCTAGCTGAGTCTCTTCCTCAACATCAGGCGCGTGTAGTCCACTTAGATAAAGACTGGGTTGCGATCGCTAAGTTTAGCCAAAAGAATCCAATTGCCCAGGTGGAAGCCAGTAACGTAGCTTATGTGATTTATACTTCTGGCTCTACTGGTCAACCGAAGGGGGTAATGCTATCTCACAGTAACCTTTGCAACCACATGTTCTGGATGCAAGCAACATTCCCCCTGACTGAAAAAGACAAAGTACTGCAAAAAACTCCCTTTGGCTTTGATGCCTCAGTTTGGGAATTCTACGCTCCATTGTTAGCAGGTGGACAGTTGTTAATAGCTGAACCAAGAGGTCATACTGACAGCGCTTATCTCTTAAGGTTAATTGCCCAGCAGCAGGTAACTACTATTCAACTTGTCCCATCTTTACTGCAAATGCTTTTAGAACAGGGAGGAATCGAAACTTGTCACTCCCTCAAACACGTCTTCTGTGGCGGTGAAGTTTTACCCATTACTCTGCAAGAAAGCTTGTTAAGTAAGCTAGATGTAAATTTACACAATCTCTACGGCCCAACAGAGGCTTGTATTGATGCAACTTTCTGGAATTGTCAGCGTGAGATTTATCCACAAGTTGTCCCTATTGGTCGTCCAATTTCCAACACCCAGATATACATACTCGACCAAAACTTACAACCAGTACCTATAGGTGTACCAGGAGAACTGCACATTGGTGGTGCAGGATTAGCAAAAGGATACCTCAACCGCCCAGAGTTAACACAAGAAAGATTTATCCCCAACCCCTTCAACAATTCAAAATTCAAAATTCAAAAGTTAACCCTGAGCGAAGCCGAATGGTCAAAATTATATAAAACTGGGGACTTGGCTCGTTATCTACCAGATGGTAATATAGAATACCTTAGTCGCATCGACAACCAAGTAAAAATCCGGGGTTTCCGCATCGAGTTGGGAGAAATCGAAGCAGCACTAAGCCAACATCAAGATGTGCAAACATCTGTAGTTATCGTCCGCGAAGACATTCCTGGAAATAAACGCCTAGTCGCCTACATAGTACCGCAGCCACAAGTAGCGCCAACAATTAGCCAACTGCGTAGCTTCCTCAAAGAAAAGCTACCAGAATATATGGTACCAAGTGCGATCGTCATCTTAGAATCTTTACCCCTAACCCCCAACGGCAAAATAGACCGGCGCGCCCTACCAGAACCAGAAGCACGTACAGGAATAGAAAATGATATAGTGCTACCGCGCAACCTCATTGAAGAAAAATTAACCCAAATTTGGCAGCAAGTATTAAGAGTAGAGCAAATAGGCATACACGATAACTTTTTTGAACTAGGAGGAGATTCCATCCTCAGCATTCAAATTATCAGCAAAGCAAAAGTTGCTGGCATAAAACTGACAGTCAAACAACTATTTGCCAATCAAACCATCGCCCAATTAGCCACAGTTGCAGGCACAACAAAAATACTCTCAATTGAACAAGGATTAGTCACAGGGACATTACCCCTAACACCAATTCAACACTGGTTTTTCGAGCAAAAATTACCAGATAAACACCACTTTAATCAATCATTTCTCCTCACAGTACCATCAAACCTCAACCTAGAAATATTAGAGCAAGTATGGCTGCAACTACTAAAACATCATGATGCTCTCAGGCTAAGATTCACTCAAACAGACACAATATGGCAGCAGATTCATGCCGCGCCAACCGATAATATTACTATCACCCGATTTGACTTATCGACAGTTCCAGAAACTGAGATAGAAACTGTCATTGAAACCACAGCCAATGAATTACAGGCGAGTTTAAATCTTTCAGAAAATCTCGTGCAACTAGCATTTTTCTGGCTGGGTATTAACAAAAAAGCGCGATTGCTGATATTAATTCACCACCTCGTAGTAGACGGTGTTTCCTGGAGGATCTTGTTAGAAGATTTGCAGACAGCTTACCAGCAACTCAGTCAAGGCAAGAACATTCAACTACCTGCAAAAACCACATCCTTCAAAGATTGGGCGCGACAACTGACAGAATATACCCAATCAGAAGTCTTGAAATCAGAACTAGATTATTGGTTGAGTCCATCTTACGATACAGTTGACTCTATTCCAGTGGACTATGCACAAGGAATAAACACTACTGCATCGGCTAGGACAGTAACAGTATCATTAAACGAAGGCGAAACTCTTTCTCTCCTGCAAGATGTTCCGAAAGCTTACAAAACACAAATTAACGATGTCTTGTTAACTGCTTTAGCGCTGGTATTAAGCGGATGGACTAACTCTGATTCAGTGTTATTCGACTTAGAAGGTCATGGGCGGGAGGAGATCATTGATGGTGTAGACTTATCACGCACCGTTGGTTGGTTTACAACGATTTTTCCAGTGGTTGTGGAACTGGGAACTATAAATGATCTTGGTACTGCGTTAAAATCTGTCAAGGAACAATTACGTGTAATTCCTAATAAAGGCATTAGCTATGGCTTATTGCGTTATCTAAATATTGATTCAGAAATTAGCGCCCAACTAGATAAAATTCCCCAAGCAGAAATTAGCTTCAATTATCTGGGACAATTTGCTCAAGTTGTGAATACATCTTCTCTGATACAAATAGCTCATGAGCCTAGCGGAAATAGCCAGAGTTTACAAGGTCATCGTCATTGTTTAATAGATATTAATGCCATCATTCTTAACGAAAAACTGCAAATAGATTGGACATACAGCAGCAATATCCATCAGCGCGAAAAAATTGAGAATATTGCTCAAGAATTTGTCGAAACTTTGCAAGAGTTAATTGCTCATTGTTTGTCAACAGAAAATGCAGGTTATACGCCTACAGATTTCCCATTAATTCAACTTAACCAACTAGAAATAGATCAGATATTACAAAATTTATGA